In Nostoc sp. UHCC 0926, a single genomic region encodes these proteins:
- a CDS encoding glycoside hydrolase family 10 protein, protein MKNQEKYHEKANLQIKKAGFFILIFNILILNSFSILPVTAATEEPVLSVVHSQENANQWTGITDRLQAIGVKYCVIPLTDVKSVADWGDRRVLFLPNVETLTPTQAIALEEWMSKGGRLIASGPVGSLSAPGVRQLLRSLLGGYWGFSLSDTEQIKPTKTNISEWANQTQLFGKVRGGVVIPNDMGTESAAVWNSKDNPAAVVTTERSTLLGWRWGTDAASAADLDNAWLKAALNHYLTALPPSNRMKKIAGGSQNCSTTVAAVPREQGGRGAGAQGGSSSPSSPTPPKTATAPIPRALTTVKPPNSEAIDQLEQAVRLDVAPNSNEPIDNNEAIALQQELENLIGRVESANLAVSADAANESVAISDDKQSSRHLDTYTPQSVKQQPTQLASTKLGGLGISKDQALVQVRVIAKNLPQLIAQKNYALARQQWLVARTILWQQFPVDQRLAQPEIRAVWLDRGTIVRAGSKAGLAQIFDRLAQAGINTVFFETVNAGYTIYPSQVAKEQNPLIRGWDPLADAVKLAHERDMELHAWVWTFAAGNQRHNQIINVNLDYPGPVLAAHPDWANYDNLGNMIPVGQTKPFFDPANPEVRQYLLKLYEEIVTRYDVDGLQLDYIRYPFQDPSAGRTYGYGKAARAQFQQLTGVDPINISPSQPDLWQKWTTFRTEQVDSFVAQVSQQLRQKRPNLILSVAVFPLPQLERIQKIQQNWEIWARRGDVDLIVPMTYALDTSRFQRLAQPWIASKQLGATLLVPGIRLLSLPTIGAFDQLQLVRDLPVSGYALFAAENFNNELEKLFISTQGKVQSTTSEPIPHRQPFQTAAIRYTALQREWKFVFQNHQLQRTAQTISDFNNQAEVLRSALNQLAVSPSPSKLVVARASLTRFQSQFRVLMSQELKSNSYQVKVWENRLVTIERLLRYGERRVQLRP, encoded by the coding sequence GTGAAGAATCAGGAAAAGTATCATGAAAAGGCTAATTTACAAATAAAAAAAGCCGGATTCTTCATTTTAATTTTTAATATTTTAATCTTAAATAGTTTTAGTATTTTGCCAGTAACGGCGGCGACTGAAGAACCTGTATTGAGCGTAGTCCATAGCCAAGAAAATGCAAATCAATGGACAGGGATAACTGACCGCTTACAGGCAATAGGGGTGAAATATTGTGTAATTCCCTTAACTGATGTCAAGAGTGTGGCAGATTGGGGCGATCGCCGGGTATTATTTTTGCCAAATGTTGAGACATTAACACCAACCCAAGCGATCGCTCTCGAAGAATGGATGAGTAAAGGAGGGCGCTTGATTGCCAGTGGCCCCGTAGGTAGTCTATCAGCGCCAGGAGTGCGGCAGTTATTGCGATCGCTTTTGGGAGGTTATTGGGGATTCAGCCTCAGTGACACAGAACAGATCAAACCCACAAAAACCAATATCTCTGAATGGGCAAATCAAACTCAACTCTTTGGCAAAGTCCGCGGCGGCGTTGTAATTCCTAATGATATGGGGACTGAATCTGCTGCTGTTTGGAATTCCAAAGATAATCCTGCTGCTGTAGTGACAACTGAGCGTTCCACCCTTTTGGGCTGGCGCTGGGGAACAGATGCAGCCTCAGCAGCTGACTTAGATAATGCCTGGTTAAAAGCTGCTCTCAATCACTATTTGACAGCGCTACCACCATCAAATCGCATGAAAAAAATAGCAGGAGGTTCCCAAAACTGTTCTACAACGGTGGCGGCTGTGCCAAGGGAGCAAGGGGGCAGAGGGGCAGGGGCGCAGGGGGGCAGTTCATCTCCGTCATCTCCCACTCCTCCTAAAACTGCCACTGCTCCCATACCTAGAGCGCTGACTACAGTCAAACCCCCAAATTCTGAGGCTATTGATCAGTTGGAACAAGCGGTGCGTCTAGATGTTGCACCTAACTCCAATGAGCCGATTGACAACAATGAAGCGATCGCTCTCCAACAAGAGCTAGAAAATCTAATTGGTCGGGTGGAAAGCGCTAATTTAGCGGTGTCAGCTGATGCAGCTAATGAAAGTGTTGCAATATCTGACGACAAGCAGTCCTCTAGGCATCTGGATACCTATACCCCCCAATCTGTCAAGCAGCAGCCGACACAATTGGCGTCAACTAAATTGGGAGGACTAGGCATAAGTAAAGACCAAGCCTTGGTACAGGTAAGGGTAATTGCCAAAAACTTACCCCAATTGATTGCCCAAAAAAACTACGCTCTAGCTCGTCAGCAGTGGTTGGTAGCAAGGACGATTTTGTGGCAGCAGTTTCCCGTTGATCAAAGGCTGGCTCAACCAGAAATCAGAGCAGTTTGGTTAGATCGGGGGACGATTGTCCGTGCTGGTAGCAAGGCGGGACTAGCCCAGATTTTTGATCGCCTAGCCCAAGCTGGGATTAATACCGTTTTCTTTGAAACTGTTAATGCTGGCTATACCATTTATCCCAGTCAAGTGGCAAAAGAGCAAAACCCATTAATTCGTGGATGGGACCCACTAGCAGATGCGGTGAAATTAGCCCATGAGCGAGACATGGAATTACACGCTTGGGTTTGGACTTTTGCTGCTGGTAATCAACGCCATAATCAGATTATCAACGTTAATCTTGATTATCCAGGACCAGTACTGGCGGCTCATCCCGATTGGGCAAACTACGATAATCTTGGCAACATGATTCCCGTTGGTCAGACTAAGCCATTCTTTGACCCAGCCAACCCCGAAGTGCGGCAGTACTTACTCAAGCTGTACGAGGAAATCGTTACTCGCTATGACGTGGATGGTCTACAGCTAGACTACATTCGCTACCCCTTTCAAGACCCATCAGCAGGTCGAACCTACGGCTATGGCAAAGCTGCAAGAGCGCAGTTTCAGCAACTTACTGGTGTAGATCCGATAAATATTTCCCCCAGCCAACCAGACTTGTGGCAAAAGTGGACGACATTTCGCACCGAGCAAGTTGATAGCTTTGTTGCCCAAGTTTCACAGCAGTTGCGACAAAAACGACCGAATTTGATTTTGTCGGTTGCAGTATTTCCTCTGCCACAACTAGAGCGGATACAGAAAATTCAACAAAACTGGGAAATTTGGGCAAGGCGGGGAGATGTAGATTTAATCGTTCCGATGACTTATGCTCTGGATACTTCGCGCTTCCAACGACTAGCCCAACCCTGGATCGCCTCTAAACAATTGGGAGCTACATTATTAGTGCCGGGAATTCGCTTACTTTCTTTGCCAACAATTGGAGCATTCGATCAACTCCAGTTGGTAAGGGACTTGCCAGTTAGTGGTTATGCACTTTTTGCCGCAGAGAATTTTAACAACGAGCTAGAAAAACTCTTTATTAGCACCCAAGGTAAGGTTCAATCTACAACAAGTGAACCGATTCCTCACCGCCAGCCTTTTCAAACTGCCGCCATCCGTTACACCGCGCTGCAACGGGAATGGAAATTTGTTTTCCAAAATCACCAACTACAAAGGACTGCTCAGACAATATCAGATTTTAACAACCAGGCAGAAGTTTTACGCAGTGCTTTAAATCAGCTTGCCGTTTCCCCTTCTCCTAGTAAGTTAGTAGTGGCGAGAGCCTCTCTAACTCGCTTCCAGTCTCAATTTCGGGTATTGATGAGTCAAGAGCTTAAGTCAAATTCCTATCAAGTCAAAGTTTGGGAAAATCGGCTTGTAACTATAGAAAGGCTATTACGCTATGGGGAACGGCGGGTGCAGTTGCGTCCTTAG